A segment of the Lycium ferocissimum isolate CSIRO_LF1 chromosome 5, AGI_CSIRO_Lferr_CH_V1, whole genome shotgun sequence genome:
tttttcttgcttcctttttctcttgttctttgCTTGGGTATTATTTCTTGGGGTTGGGGGAGGTAGTTATAACAATATAGTCaatggattttttttgttttttcgtgGAACTATATGGTATATATCCCGTGTTACCCTTACTTGGATCATGATTAATTTAGATGCGCGTCGTATATATAAGGCTGAGGACTTTTTCTGTTCTAAGGGTGTGAATACGAAAATTTTAGTTAAGGATAAATGAATCTTATTTATCCTATCACATCTCCTATGCGTATCAGTAGAAttacttggttttttttttatcaaaagatCAAGTAACCTTCTCTGACAAATTAAATTACACCGACTGCCTAAAAATTCAGCGAATATAAAGATAAATCCATTaattcttttcccttttattaTGAATACTATTTAGTATTAGTGTAGCTTCATTTGCCTGATAATTAAGTTGGGAAGAGTTCAAACGCACATTCACAGTCGAGAATAATTTGAGCTTTAAGGAAGAGAACATGTACATGTGGAGATGTGTGTATTATAACTTGTTGGTTTGTTTTGGGCATGTTAAAATCTGATTTCTATAATTAAATCATACATAGTATCTCTCATACGCAGGGTTGTGTTTGCTTAGTTACGTTTTAGCGCCGAATTGATAAATATTACTCATTGGTAGGCCTTAGGAggaatttattctttaattcCTAAACAATATTGAAAATTTCAACAAAGAATAAATATATTGCCTAATTTATTTAAACCATGAGGTAAGAAacgaaaatattattttagctTTGATTATATCCCATTTCAGGTAAACAATGGTATCCAAAACAAATTTCTGAAGTTTCTACActatttttaagattttgaatTGAATTTCACACTTTTGGTCAGCTTTCCCGGAGGATATAGTGAACAAATATGAACACGCACAAATTCACGTGCATGTATCGTGTATGACAAGGATAAAgacaaaattataaattaatgTTGACTCAAGTTGGCTTCgaaaaatatcaaaatccaAATGTATACTTCAAACACTGTAGAGTACAGGAttcattttttagttttatacGATTGAAAATTTAGTTCTAGTTTAGCCTAAGTTGAACCTCAACTATAATTACAAATTAAAGTGCAGTTTGATAAGTCAAAACtcaaaagtatatatatatatatatatatatatatatatatatatatatatatatatatatatatatatatatatatatcaaataatCGGAAAAACCAAATTATCACATAAAATAGATCAGAGAGATTGTTGTGTGTATATTTTAACTTGAATTATTAAATTGCATGCAGTGTGGAAGGAGTTGGAGAAGGAGAACAAAGAGTTCTTTGAGGCgtacaagaaaacaagagaggaaaaaggatCATCAATACAATTATTGGAGACGACAAGACAAAGAATCCTTAATATGGTATTGGATTCTTCTTCTAAAGATTCCAATAACAAGTGACAACAATATTGCCTTCCTCTTTAATCTTGGGACAACGATGTTTGATGTGAACTTTCAAAATTAAACTAGCTTTAAGGGTTAGTTCATTCATGCATATTACCAACTTCTAGCACCTCAAAAAGGTTCTAGGGTAATAAAACAAGATAGGGTTGTAGGGAAGGTGTAGTCCTAAGTCCTAACTAGGTTGTCttattcaatttttgtttttcatacaaatctaatgtttggtatttgcTTTATGATTACTACTACTTTAgatttgttttggaaaatttactTTGAGAATAAAACACTTTTTActgataattatatttttaaaattcgaATTTGAAACTTcagttgagaaaaaaaaaaaaaaggagatttACGATCAAATTTAACCGTAACCTTTGGTAACATCAGTTATCTATTCTCAATATACGTAGCAGAGCCATGAATTTTAttaaaggccaaacccatcgacgtACGTCGTCATCCTTTTCACTCAACACCTAAAGTACTGCTCCTTGTTGACACTTCAGTGGTAGCCATTCCATTCCACTTAGACTTTACTAATGCAgattatcggagcaaaaccaacacccgATCGTCTCCACGTggattaataattaattaaattgtcaATATAccatttaaattgtgccaactcaattaaattgtgctaactcattttaattgtaaattcactaatttgtaaattcggagtttgaccattaaaaattgagGTTTTTATTTGGTTGGATGTCTGATAACGGGAGCTTTGGTATTGGTTTCGCTCCGATAATGACGCAAAAAGtatctaagtggaataggaatggccACCCACCTCGTGTTTAAATGGAGCAAGCACTTAAACTTTAGGTCTTTGTCGAAAAGTGGATTGACACTTAATACAGCCATAGATGGGTATTTGGCGCCTTTATTAAAAGAGTGTCAAAATATAATGAAGTACATCCACAAAAAAGCTAGGAGGAGTTATGAAATTTTTATCCAATTACACAATATAGTTTTACACGTGTCAATTAACACCCCCTATATACATGTGACTCAGCCGCCACTTATTCCTACGAAAAACTTAATTATGTGATTTACATAACTTGATATGACATTATTTGCGTGTAATGTTTATTGTTTAAAAAATTGGTCAATTTAAATCTTACTTTTCGTTGGTCCACGAGCTTTCTCGTGGGATAAAAAGATGTACTCCCCGTTTCAGTTTATATGatggtattttttttaattataattttttcctaactcttttcatatattgtgaaattatattttttatatatttttaaaatgttaattttattgtaaaatatattctaaaaatcaatatttaaaatcaaataaaaaattaacatcTTTGCCCTCTGAACATCCTCAATATCACATAATTGATGTTAGtaatatgaatcactaaggcCTGTTTGGTACCAGGGATAAGAATAAACAATTCTAGGATTATATTTCAGATGAATTTATTTCACGTTTGGTTAGGATGAAATCGCGATATAACTAATTTCAGAATTAGTTATTTCGGGATTGTAGTATTATTTTATTCCTGTGAAAGGATGAGATAACTAATTccggaataactaatcccagaATAAGTTATTCTGGGATGACTAATTCCGAAATAACTAATCCTAGAATAAGTTATTCTaggataacttgtttccaaccaaacgacccctaagtatTTATGGAGTGCTActatatattactccctccatttcaatttatgtgaacccatttgactgggcgcgatatttaagaaaaagtgaaaacttttgaaacttgtgatttaaaataagtcttgaatatttatgtagctgtaaatcatttcataaagtgaatttgtttttaaattagaaaataggtcatttatTTTGGTAggaattgaaaaagaaataagttcacataaattgaaataaaaagagtatatatatgagaaagaTAAAAGAGTTGGGATTTGTGAAGCTGGCAAGCAAAACTGTTTGACACGTTATTGCTATGTTCTATAGTGGCCATTGCCTCCTCCGTCCACGTGCCAAAGTTATAATAGTCCATGTTGTCATCTTTGTTTTGGTTTTCTGTATATAGTCTTTATATATGCAACTTAAATAACAGGGCAAGTGACGAGAAGGGGACGGATTTGTTTGCATCATATAATCTTGAATTGTGTGAAAAGTGACTTTTCTAATAGCCATATCACATATTGTGACATCTTTGGGTCCATAACACTTTAGGGCTCGAGGTTTTTAGCTCGGGGGGGGGTGTTGGTACAAGTATTTTAAGAGCTCGAGCTTTGTATAAGCTAGCTCCACGTGAATACGATGTTATATTTTTGTACTAGCTTGTGCGGCATCTCGACTAATAATTTAAAATCGCATATTTGTtatgaaataatattaaaagtacgCGACAATAAGAAATATAACCGAAAAAAGTTTGGGCCGGGGGGGATGACCGACTTTCTATTTATAGTAAACCGGCCTACTGTGTAAGCTGCTTGTAAGCTTATCCATGAGAAGATGTTGTGTAAGCTGTCTGCTAACGGGATATCTCGATCCCGTCCCATTCCGTCTTGTCCCGTTTAGTGGGATGGGACAGGACTAGTGTTTCGTCCCTCCTATCCCGTCCTACGTACTTCTATTCCGGTCCTTTCTATCTCCTTAAGTCTGTTTCCCGTGTTGTCCCGTTCTATTTAACTGTCTCATCCCatttaaattagaaaaatcatgtttgtatgttttgaatttgcaatattattaatttaagtttgaaatttattttaaaattgtgTCAATTACTAAATTTATATCGTCTTCTAAGTTGTATCATGCTATCAtctatttataattattttagtGCTTAAacgttaaataatttttttatttaaaaaaccCACTAAGGCCCCTGTCTCGTCCCATAAGCTTAGGAGTGGGATGGGACGAGactaggcctcatttgtttgcacttattggagatctgaatctgaatggttcagaccttaAGCCATTAAGTGTATTTATTTGCATTAAGATCTAATCACTTATTTGgtctgaataggtcttaatcattaagatttTCTACTTCAACCCTAGCTCCAACCCTAACCCTCCacctcaaccccacccccacgcaTTCTCCACTCCAACCCCACCCATCCACCTCAACCCCACTCCACCACCCACCTACCCTCCACTCCAaccccccactccccaccaaccccacccccactacCTCCCACCCCTCACTCCAAACACCCACTCACCCATCCACCCCCACCCACCACGACTACAAAACATCTCCACCATCACTAGTGAACAtatatgtttcatttttttaaatcaaataatattttttttattaaatttatattttttttatttattttctactatttagttactttttaatttgaattgtatatttattatgttcaaataaatacattatgcacattcagatattgaaaaacaaacaatCTTAATCATTTAATGTTCAGACTTTGTACGACATCTCGGCCTATTCGATTGATTCaaattcagacgtcttaatcttaatgaaaacaaatgaggcctcaTGTTTCGTCCCCCTGCTCCGTCCCACTCTTGGTCCCTCCTATTCCATTAAGTTCTTGTCCCACCCGTCCTCCTAAATCGTTTCGTCCTGTCTCATCCCACTAAAATCATCCTGTCTCGTCCTGTTAGATAGTCTTAGTTGATCAAACTCCATCCTACGAAGATTAGACGTATATGGAAAGATGATTATGTTCATGGAAGATGCAGAATAAGTCTATGCAAAAAAGGATTATCTCGATCCTAGATAGAGGTGGCGATAATGATTTGCTAATCTCGTTGAATAATGTTGTGATAAGATGAAATA
Coding sequences within it:
- the LOC132057193 gene encoding uncharacterized protein LOC132057193, whose amino-acid sequence is MGDSSAQYIHMVQHLIEECIIFNMSQEECMEALSKHANIQPVITSTVWKELEKENKEFFEAYKKTREEKGSSIQLLETTRQRILNMVLDSSSKDSNNK